From a region of the Streptomyces tirandamycinicus genome:
- the gyrA gene encoding DNA gyrase subunit A, whose protein sequence is MADETTPVPGGDAPAPVTTGIEEDGPQLRIEPVGLETEMQRSYLDYAMSVIVSRALPDVRDGLKPVHRRVLYAMYDGGYRPEKGFYKCARVVGDVMGTYHPHGDSSIYDALVRLAQPWSMRMPLVDSNGNFGSPGNDPAAAMRYTECKMAPLSMEMLRDIDEETVDFQDNYDGRNQEPTVLPSRFPNLLVNGSAGIAVGMATNIPPHNLREVAAGAQWALEHPEATHEELLDALIERIKGPDFPTGALVVGRKGIEEAYRTGRGSITMRAVVEVEEIQNRQCLVVTELPYQVNPDNLAQKIADLVKDGKIGGIADVRDETSSRTGQRLVIVLKRDAVAKVVLNNLYKHTDLQTNFGANMLALVDGVPRTLSLDAFIRHWVTHQIEVIVRRTKFRLRKAEERAHILRGLLKALDAIDEVIALIRRSDTVEVARGGLMGLLEIDEIQANAILEMQLRRLAALERQKIVQEHDELQAKINEYNRILASPEKQRGIVSEELAALVEKFGDDRRSQLVPFDGDMSIEDLIAEEDIVVTITRGGYVKRTKTDDYRSQKRGGKGVRGTKLKEDDIVDHFFVSTTHHWLLFFTNKGRVYRAKAYELPDAGRDARGQHVANLLAFQPDEQIAEILAIRDYEAAPYLVLATKAGLVKKTPLKDYDSPRSGGVIAINLRETEGGGDDELIGAELVSAEDDLLLISRKAQSIRFTATDEALRPMGRATSGVKGMSFREGDELLSMNVVRPGTFVFTATDGGYAKRTAVDEYRVQGRGGLGIKAAKIVEDRGSLVGALVVEETDEILAITLSGGVIRTRVNEVRETGRDTMGVQLINLGKRDAVVGIARNAEAGREAEEVEGTGEAEEGTEAGTPEAAGNGQGTEPSAGEHDEE, encoded by the coding sequence ATGGCCGACGAGACCACCCCCGTCCCCGGCGGGGACGCTCCCGCTCCCGTCACCACCGGAATCGAAGAGGACGGCCCGCAGCTGCGGATCGAGCCCGTCGGGCTCGAGACGGAGATGCAGCGCTCCTACCTCGACTACGCGATGTCCGTCATCGTGTCGCGCGCGCTGCCCGACGTACGGGACGGCCTCAAGCCCGTCCACCGCCGTGTGCTGTACGCGATGTACGACGGCGGCTACCGGCCCGAGAAGGGCTTCTACAAGTGCGCCCGAGTCGTCGGTGACGTCATGGGTACGTACCACCCGCACGGCGACTCCTCGATCTACGACGCGCTGGTCCGCCTCGCGCAGCCGTGGTCGATGCGGATGCCGCTGGTGGACTCGAACGGGAACTTCGGCTCCCCGGGCAACGACCCGGCCGCCGCCATGCGCTACACCGAGTGCAAGATGGCGCCGCTGTCCATGGAGATGCTCCGGGACATCGACGAGGAGACCGTCGACTTCCAGGACAACTACGACGGCCGCAACCAGGAGCCGACGGTCCTGCCGTCGCGGTTCCCGAACCTCCTGGTCAACGGCAGCGCCGGTATCGCCGTCGGGATGGCCACCAACATCCCGCCGCACAATCTGCGCGAGGTCGCGGCCGGCGCCCAGTGGGCGCTGGAGCATCCGGAGGCCACCCACGAGGAACTCCTGGACGCGCTGATCGAGCGGATCAAGGGCCCGGACTTCCCGACCGGGGCGCTGGTCGTGGGCCGCAAGGGCATCGAGGAGGCGTACCGCACCGGCCGCGGCTCCATCACCATGCGGGCGGTCGTCGAGGTCGAGGAGATCCAGAACCGGCAGTGCCTGGTGGTCACGGAGCTTCCGTACCAGGTCAACCCGGACAACCTGGCGCAGAAGATCGCCGACCTGGTGAAGGACGGCAAGATCGGCGGGATCGCCGACGTCCGCGACGAGACCTCGTCCCGCACGGGCCAGCGCCTGGTCATCGTGCTCAAGCGCGACGCCGTCGCCAAGGTCGTCCTCAACAACCTGTACAAGCACACCGACCTGCAGACCAACTTCGGCGCCAACATGCTGGCGCTGGTCGACGGGGTGCCGCGCACGCTGTCGCTGGACGCCTTCATCCGCCACTGGGTGACGCACCAGATCGAGGTCATCGTCCGCCGGACGAAGTTCCGGCTGCGCAAGGCCGAGGAACGCGCCCACATCCTGCGCGGTCTGCTCAAGGCGCTCGACGCCATCGACGAGGTCATCGCGCTGATCCGGCGCAGTGACACGGTCGAGGTCGCGCGCGGGGGCCTGATGGGCCTCCTGGAGATCGACGAGATCCAGGCCAACGCGATCCTCGAGATGCAGCTGCGGCGGCTGGCCGCCCTGGAGCGCCAGAAGATCGTGCAGGAGCACGACGAGCTGCAGGCGAAGATCAACGAGTACAACCGCATCCTCGCCTCCCCCGAGAAGCAGCGCGGCATCGTCAGCGAGGAGCTGGCCGCCCTCGTCGAGAAGTTCGGCGACGACCGGCGCTCCCAGCTCGTCCCCTTCGACGGCGACATGTCCATCGAGGACCTGATCGCCGAGGAGGACATCGTCGTCACGATCACCCGCGGCGGCTATGTGAAGCGCACCAAGACCGACGACTACCGCTCGCAGAAGCGCGGCGGCAAGGGCGTGCGGGGCACGAAGCTGAAGGAGGACGACATCGTCGACCACTTCTTCGTCTCCACCACGCACCACTGGCTGCTGTTCTTCACCAACAAGGGACGGGTCTACCGGGCCAAGGCGTACGAGCTGCCGGACGCCGGGCGCGACGCCCGCGGCCAGCACGTCGCCAACCTGCTGGCCTTCCAGCCGGACGAGCAGATCGCCGAGATCCTGGCGATTCGGGACTACGAGGCCGCGCCCTACCTGGTCCTCGCCACCAAGGCGGGCCTGGTGAAGAAGACGCCGCTGAAGGACTACGACTCCCCGCGCTCCGGCGGTGTCATCGCGATCAACCTCCGCGAGACGGAGGGCGGCGGCGACGACGAGCTGATCGGCGCCGAGCTGGTGTCGGCCGAGGACGACCTGCTGCTGATCAGCAGGAAGGCCCAGTCGATCCGGTTCACCGCGACGGACGAGGCGCTGCGCCCGATGGGCCGTGCCACGTCGGGCGTCAAGGGCATGAGTTTCCGCGAGGGCGACGAACTCCTCTCGATGAATGTGGTGCGGCCCGGTACCTTCGTGTTCACTGCCACGGACGGCGGGTACGCCAAGCGGACCGCCGTCGACGAGTACCGCGTCCAGGGCCGTGGCGGCCTCGGCATCAAGGCCGCCAAGATCGTGGAGGACCGCGGCTCCCTGGTCGGCGCGCTGGTGGTCGAGGAGACCGACGAGATCCTCGCCATCACCTTGTCCGGTGGTGTGATTCGTACGCGAGTCAATGAAGTCAGGGAGACGGGCCGTGACACCATGGGCGTCCAGCTGATCAACCTCGGCAAGCGGGATGCCGTCGTGGGCATCGCGCGCAACGCGGAGGCCGGCCGTGAGGCCGAAGAGGTCGAAGGGACCGGGGAAGCCGAAGAGGGCACCGAGGCCGGGACCCCCGAGGCTGCCGGGAACGGCCAGGGCACGGAGCCCTCGGCCGGAGAGCACGACGAGGAGTAG
- a CDS encoding DUF3566 domain-containing protein, whose protein sequence is MTDSRGSQPPHETYGGEQPVQQGTQPYHPPQAYPSPPGGTQGGQQRPGQQTAAGAAVRRPRTGATTQPRTRKARLRVAKADPWSVMKVSFLLSIALGICTIVAAAVLWMVMDAMGVFSTVGGTISEATGSNESNGFDLQSFLSLPRVLLFTSVIAVIDVVLATALATLGAFIYNLSAGFVGGVELTLAEDE, encoded by the coding sequence GTGACCGACAGCCGGGGGTCGCAGCCCCCGCACGAAACCTATGGTGGGGAGCAACCGGTGCAGCAGGGAACCCAGCCGTACCACCCGCCCCAGGCGTACCCCTCCCCTCCTGGGGGGACGCAGGGCGGCCAGCAGCGTCCTGGTCAGCAGACGGCCGCCGGCGCGGCCGTCCGCCGGCCCCGCACCGGGGCGACCACACAGCCCCGGACCCGCAAGGCCCGACTTCGGGTGGCCAAGGCCGACCCGTGGTCGGTGATGAAGGTCAGCTTCCTGCTCTCGATCGCCCTGGGCATCTGCACGATCGTCGCGGCGGCGGTGCTGTGGATGGTCATGGACGCCATGGGCGTCTTCTCGACCGTCGGCGGGACGATCAGCGAGGCCACGGGCTCCAACGAGAGCAACGGCTTCGACCTCCAGTCGTTCCTGTCGCTCCCGCGGGTGCTTCTCTTCACGTCGGTGATCGCGGTCATCGACGTGGTGCTGGCCACGGCGCTGGCGACGCTGGGCGCCTTCATCTACAACCTCTCCGCCGGGTTCGTGGGCGGAGTCGAGCTCACGCTGGCCGAGGACGAATAA
- a CDS encoding DLW-39 family protein encodes MKKLLLVALAAIGGLLVYRQIQADRAEQDLWTEATDSVPAGSGV; translated from the coding sequence GTGAAGAAGCTTCTCCTGGTCGCACTGGCCGCCATCGGCGGGCTCCTCGTGTACCGCCAGATCCAGGCGGATCGCGCCGAGCAGGATCTGTGGACGGAGGCGACCGACTCCGTGCCCGCAGGTTCGGGTGTGTGA
- a CDS encoding protein kinase domain-containing protein yields MGEVFAGRYELIDPIGRGGAGAVWRAWDHRRRRYVAAKVLQQSDAHSLLRFVREQALRIDHPHVLAPASWAADDDKVLFTMDLVSGGSLAHLIGDYGPLPPRFVCTLLDQLLSGLAAVHAEGVVHRDIKPANILLESTGTGRPHLRLSDFGISMRKGEPRLTETNYVVGTPGYFAPEQMLGAEPDFPTDLFAVGLVALYLLEGRKPDSRALIEHFAAHGTPGAPEGVPEPLWQVLAGLLQPDPQARFRTATGARKALAAAVELLPEAAVDDEPVEVFDQLGALPSGFGPKGPEGPEGPESPDGATGRGPDGPRTTGAQPAVGHTGHTRHTGEAQQAAHGGTSGTYGTYGTDRPDGTDGTDSWSRPPRPESRQTGYATHTEHAGHIAPTGRAEQAGHALPEGPHTHGAQEAPLPSPSETGSFRLPPPPPPPAPHQTGDRPPAPAQPGAHAESPHEHRGADRPAARDLAQAPTAAVPYQRPSTRQYTGHSPRIPGPAHPMPYPPAHAPSSTPPPMARRRPGPPPKVAVPVLVVALICFAVGIWALAQA; encoded by the coding sequence ATGGGTGAGGTCTTCGCTGGTCGGTACGAGCTGATCGACCCGATCGGACGGGGTGGGGCCGGCGCCGTATGGCGCGCCTGGGACCACCGGCGGCGGCGCTATGTGGCCGCCAAGGTGCTGCAGCAGAGCGACGCCCACTCGCTGCTGCGCTTCGTCCGCGAGCAGGCGCTGCGTATCGATCACCCTCATGTGCTCGCCCCGGCCAGCTGGGCCGCGGACGACGACAAGGTGCTGTTCACCATGGACCTGGTGAGCGGCGGGTCGCTGGCGCACCTCATCGGCGACTACGGCCCGCTGCCACCGCGGTTCGTCTGCACCCTGCTGGACCAACTGCTGTCGGGACTCGCCGCGGTGCACGCGGAGGGGGTCGTGCACCGCGACATCAAGCCCGCGAACATCCTGCTGGAGTCCACCGGCACCGGGCGGCCGCATCTGCGGCTGTCCGACTTCGGCATCTCCATGCGGAAGGGCGAGCCTCGGCTCACCGAGACGAACTACGTGGTGGGGACGCCCGGCTACTTCGCGCCCGAGCAGATGCTCGGCGCGGAACCGGACTTCCCCACCGACCTGTTCGCCGTCGGACTCGTGGCCCTCTATCTGCTCGAGGGCCGGAAGCCGGACTCCCGGGCCCTGATCGAGCACTTCGCGGCGCACGGCACACCGGGCGCTCCGGAGGGCGTTCCGGAGCCGCTGTGGCAGGTCCTGGCGGGTCTGCTCCAGCCCGATCCGCAGGCCCGCTTCCGTACCGCGACCGGTGCGCGCAAGGCGCTCGCCGCGGCCGTCGAGCTGCTGCCCGAAGCCGCCGTCGACGACGAGCCGGTCGAGGTCTTCGACCAGCTGGGAGCGCTGCCCTCCGGCTTCGGCCCCAAGGGCCCCGAGGGCCCCGAGGGCCCCGAGAGCCCCGACGGCGCCACGGGACGCGGACCGGACGGACCGCGGACCACCGGCGCCCAGCCGGCCGTCGGCCACACCGGCCACACCAGGCACACCGGTGAGGCGCAGCAGGCGGCACACGGAGGCACGAGCGGCACGTACGGCACGTACGGCACCGACCGCCCGGACGGCACGGACGGCACGGACTCGTGGTCACGCCCACCCCGACCCGAATCCCGGCAAACCGGGTATGCCACCCATACCGAGCATGCCGGGCATATCGCGCCGACCGGACGGGCCGAGCAGGCCGGGCATGCGCTCCCGGAAGGGCCTCACACCCACGGCGCGCAGGAAGCGCCCCTGCCCTCGCCCTCGGAGACCGGCTCCTTCCGGCTGCCCCCGCCGCCCCCGCCACCGGCGCCGCACCAGACCGGGGACCGGCCGCCCGCACCCGCGCAGCCGGGCGCCCACGCCGAGTCCCCACATGAACACCGAGGCGCGGATCGGCCCGCTGCGCGGGATCTCGCCCAGGCGCCGACGGCCGCGGTTCCGTACCAACGGCCCTCGACTCGTCAGTACACCGGCCACAGCCCCCGGATCCCGGGCCCGGCGCATCCGATGCCGTACCCGCCGGCCCACGCCCCGTCGTCCACGCCCCCGCCCATGGCACGCAGACGCCCGGGTCCGCCCCCGAAGGTGGCGGTCCCGGTGCTGGTCGTCGCACTGATCTGTTTCGCGGTCGGGATCTGGGCCCTCGCCCAGGCGTGA
- a CDS encoding helix-turn-helix domain-containing protein, protein MDAAQQDTTARARELQRNWYGEPLGALFRRLIDDLGLNQARLAAVLGLSAPMLSQLMSGQRAKIGNPAVVQRVQALQELAGQVADGSVSAAEATDRMDEIKKSQGGSVLTGTGQSTTSSGAPTVRRVVREIQSLLRSVAAAGDIIDAADSLAPTHPELAEFLRVYGAGRTAEAVAHYESHQS, encoded by the coding sequence ATGGACGCAGCACAGCAGGACACGACCGCGAGAGCCAGGGAGCTCCAGCGCAACTGGTACGGGGAGCCGCTGGGGGCGCTCTTCCGCCGGCTCATCGACGATCTGGGCCTGAACCAGGCCCGTCTTGCCGCGGTGCTGGGGCTGTCGGCTCCGATGCTGTCCCAGCTGATGAGCGGCCAGCGGGCCAAGATCGGCAATCCGGCGGTCGTCCAGCGTGTCCAGGCCCTGCAGGAGCTGGCCGGTCAGGTCGCCGACGGCAGCGTCAGCGCGGCCGAGGCAACGGACCGCATGGACGAGATCAAGAAGTCCCAGGGGGGATCCGTGCTCACCGGAACCGGGCAGTCCACGACCAGCTCCGGGGCGCCGACGGTGCGCCGGGTGGTGCGGGAGATCCAGTCGCTGCTCCGCTCGGTGGCGGCGGCCGGGGACATCATCGACGCGGCGGACTCGCTCGCCCCCACGCATCCGGAACTGGCAGAGTTCCTCCGGGTGTACGGCGCCGGGCGCACCGCGGAGGCGGTCGCCCACTACGAGTCGCACCAGAGCTGA